In Devosia chinhatensis, the following are encoded in one genomic region:
- a CDS encoding EAL domain-containing protein: MRHLHVIAICLMLALVAVLPARAFEVISVPEDVNAVNLSEVIEVVPGQSGRIQLSTAPDADGIIRRIEVLANDPGTNPFFALIALRNDSDQQIERLLVAPFYRLPGSGVFQPDLGSSRINAVTPSAGIRPVRLVDPEADVFEVTLDPGATMTVIAELSSSRLPELYLWEPSAYRDYVNAFTLFRGVVLGVASLAAVFLTIMFVVKGRGVFPATAAFAWAVLAYLLIDFGLMGRLLGLSASGMQPLRAAAEAGIATTLAGFLFIYLNLHRWHLRFIHLALGLAALFLALFGFAFFQPDIASTISRLVLALLGLSGFFLILLLALRGYDRAVLLVPTWIIFIAWLFYAWMVVSGRVSNDVAQPAVAGGLVLIVMLLGFTAVQHAFSEGQVSVGTLSEVERRALALTGSGDFVFDWNIERDRVTVSDEMATRLGEKRGALRGAIKRWLDRVHPDDRDRFRTAFDTLVELRRGKVSADMRVAGHDGNYRTFRMRVKPVLGGDGQVNRIVGTLQDVTEDRAARERLLHDAVHDSLTGLPNRQLLLDRLERALVRARTPGGTKPAVFLIDIDRFMELEERIGHSAADSVLLAISRRIARIMRPLDTVARITGDQFAVILASEQAASKIAETAEQIRKALKSPFNFGDRDLVLTASIGVTIYDSNPSTAGDVLRDAELAMYYAKRLGGDRIEAYRASARSIASYNRASEEDLERGMKQGELHVQFQPIVDTQSGQIAGAEALMRWNHPTRGPVVPDEFVPLAERSGQIEKLGRLAFEQSAAQAKDWLATIGLPEGFFISVNLSPTQLATETLLNDMRNLVAQDRDLAAHLKLEITESQVMTNPEHSAYMLEALRNMGLGLALDDFGTGHSSLSYLHRFPFDTIKIAAPFVRMGADSGIAHTQAPIIRAIVALAGDLDLMVIAEGVESPDEIERLRQLNCRYAQGFAFGAAMTGSELGKKLAAQMGK, encoded by the coding sequence ATGCGTCATCTCCATGTCATCGCGATCTGTCTCATGCTCGCGCTAGTCGCTGTCCTTCCTGCCAGGGCATTCGAGGTCATTTCCGTCCCCGAAGACGTCAATGCCGTCAACCTTTCCGAGGTCATCGAAGTGGTGCCCGGCCAAAGCGGCCGTATCCAATTGTCTACTGCGCCCGATGCCGACGGCATCATCCGCCGCATCGAGGTGCTGGCCAACGATCCCGGAACGAACCCGTTCTTTGCGCTGATCGCGCTGCGTAATGACAGCGACCAGCAGATCGAACGCCTGCTCGTGGCCCCTTTTTATCGTCTGCCCGGTTCGGGTGTGTTTCAGCCCGATCTGGGCAGTTCCCGCATCAACGCGGTGACGCCCAGCGCCGGCATTCGCCCGGTGCGCCTGGTCGATCCGGAGGCGGACGTCTTCGAGGTGACGCTCGATCCGGGCGCCACGATGACGGTGATTGCCGAATTGTCGTCCTCGCGGCTGCCCGAGCTTTATCTGTGGGAGCCCAGCGCCTATCGCGACTATGTCAATGCCTTCACGCTGTTTCGCGGCGTGGTTTTGGGCGTCGCCTCACTGGCAGCGGTGTTTCTCACAATCATGTTCGTGGTGAAGGGAAGAGGCGTCTTTCCGGCTACCGCCGCCTTTGCCTGGGCGGTTCTGGCCTATCTCTTGATCGATTTCGGCCTCATGGGTCGACTTTTGGGGCTGTCAGCGAGCGGCATGCAACCTTTGCGCGCTGCGGCCGAGGCGGGCATAGCGACGACGCTCGCAGGCTTTTTGTTCATCTATCTCAACCTCCACCGATGGCATCTGCGCTTCATCCATCTTGCGCTCGGTCTGGCGGCCTTGTTCCTCGCCCTTTTCGGCTTTGCCTTCTTCCAACCCGATATCGCCTCGACGATTTCCCGGCTGGTGCTGGCGCTGTTGGGCCTTTCCGGCTTCTTCCTGATCCTGCTGCTGGCTTTGCGCGGCTATGACCGCGCGGTGCTGCTGGTCCCGACCTGGATCATCTTCATCGCCTGGCTGTTCTATGCCTGGATGGTGGTGTCGGGGCGGGTGAGCAACGACGTAGCCCAGCCGGCAGTCGCGGGCGGCTTGGTGCTTATCGTGATGTTGCTCGGCTTTACTGCCGTGCAGCACGCCTTCTCCGAGGGGCAGGTGTCGGTCGGCACCCTGAGCGAGGTCGAGCGCCGCGCCCTGGCGCTCACCGGATCCGGCGATTTCGTTTTCGACTGGAACATTGAGCGCGATCGCGTCACCGTCAGCGACGAGATGGCGACCCGGCTGGGCGAAAAGCGCGGTGCGCTGCGCGGCGCTATCAAGCGATGGCTCGACCGGGTGCATCCAGATGATCGTGACCGGTTTCGGACGGCCTTCGATACCTTGGTGGAACTGCGGCGCGGTAAGGTCTCCGCCGATATGCGCGTCGCCGGTCACGATGGCAATTATCGCACCTTCCGGATGCGTGTGAAGCCGGTGCTCGGCGGCGACGGCCAGGTCAACCGCATCGTGGGCACATTGCAGGACGTGACCGAGGACCGCGCGGCGCGCGAGAGGCTGTTGCACGACGCTGTCCATGACAGCCTCACCGGCCTGCCGAATAGACAATTACTGCTCGACCGGCTGGAACGAGCCCTCGTCCGGGCCCGCACGCCGGGCGGCACCAAGCCGGCGGTTTTCCTCATCGATATCGACCGTTTCATGGAGCTCGAGGAGCGCATCGGCCACTCCGCCGCAGATTCGGTGCTGCTGGCAATTTCTCGGCGCATCGCCCGCATCATGCGCCCGCTCGACACCGTGGCCAGGATCACGGGCGATCAGTTTGCGGTCATCCTCGCCTCCGAACAGGCCGCCAGCAAGATTGCCGAAACCGCAGAGCAGATCCGCAAGGCATTGAAGTCTCCGTTCAATTTCGGTGATCGGGATCTGGTGCTGACCGCTTCGATCGGCGTGACCATCTATGACAGCAACCCGTCAACCGCCGGCGATGTGCTGCGCGATGCCGAACTGGCCATGTATTACGCCAAACGTCTGGGCGGCGACAGGATCGAAGCCTATCGCGCCTCGGCCCGTTCGATCGCCTCCTATAACCGCGCCAGCGAGGAAGATCTGGAACGCGGCATGAAGCAAGGCGAGCTGCATGTCCAGTTCCAGCCCATCGTCGATACGCAATCGGGCCAGATTGCTGGCGCCGAAGCGCTGATGCGCTGGAACCATCCCACCCGGGGCCCGGTCGTTCCGGACGAGTTCGTGCCGCTCGCCGAGCGCTCGGGGCAGATCGAGAAACTGGGTCGGCTGGCCTTTGAGCAATCTGCCGCGCAGGCCAAGGACTGGCTGGCGACGATCGGCCTGCCGGAAGGATTCTTCATTTCCGTCAATCTCTCGCCGACCCAATTGGCCACCGAGACGCTGCTCAACGACATGCGCAACCTGGTGGCCCAGGACCGCGATCTTGCCGCGCATCTCAAGCTCGAGATCACCGAAAGCCAGGTGATGACCAATCCCGAGCACTCGGCCTATATGCTCGAAGCTCTGCGCAATATGGGACTCGGTCTGGCCCTGGATGATTTCGGGACCGGTCATTCCTCACTCAGCTATCTGCACCGCTTCCCGTTTGACACGATCAAGATTGCGGCGCCCTTCGTCCGCATGGGGGCCGATAGCGGCATCGCCCATACCCAGGCACCGATCATCCGGGCCATCGTCGCGCTTGCCGGTGATCTCGACCTCATGGTCATTGCTGAGGGGGTGGAAAGCCCAGACGAGATCGAACGCCTCCGCCAGCTTAATTGCCGCTACGCGCAGGGCTTCGCTTTTGGTGCTGCAATGACTGGGAGCGAGCTGGGCAAGAAACTGGCCGCGCAGATGGGCAAGTAG
- a CDS encoding YqgE/AlgH family protein, whose product MNSLEGQFLVAMPDMDDERFAESVILVVGHGEEGAMGLVVNQEMANLRFADILDELDLGDPDAVIRLPASIRERVVMRGGPVEKGRGFVLHSGDYHSGNTYKVAEDLGLTATLDVLKAMAFGPAPRASMFALGCCGWSAGQLEDEIGANGWLTVPFSRELLFDTPVEKRYEKALASLNITRATLSSEAGHG is encoded by the coding sequence ATGAACAGTCTAGAAGGCCAATTTCTGGTCGCCATGCCCGACATGGACGATGAGCGCTTCGCTGAAAGCGTCATTCTTGTCGTAGGGCATGGAGAAGAGGGTGCGATGGGCCTGGTGGTCAACCAAGAAATGGCCAATCTTCGCTTTGCCGACATTCTCGATGAACTCGACCTGGGCGATCCCGACGCGGTGATCCGCCTGCCCGCCTCCATCAGGGAGCGCGTGGTGATGCGGGGCGGCCCGGTGGAGAAAGGCCGGGGCTTCGTGCTGCATAGCGGGGATTACCACAGTGGCAATACCTATAAAGTGGCAGAGGATCTGGGCCTCACCGCCACACTCGACGTCCTCAAGGCGATGGCCTTCGGTCCGGCGCCGCGGGCGTCAATGTTTGCGCTGGGCTGCTGCGGCTGGAGTGCCGGGCAGCTGGAGGATGAGATCGGGGCCAATGGTTGGCTGACCGTCCCATTCAGCCGTGAATTGCTCTTCGATACGCCGGTCGAAAAACGCTACGAAAAGGCACTGGCGAGCCTGAATATCACGCGCGCCACGCTCAGTTCCGAGGCTGGCCACGGTTAA
- a CDS encoding protein-disulfide reductase DsbD domain-containing protein produces the protein MISAGQVSPQGKALVALEIRMPDTTKTYWRVPGESGLPVDLDFSASSGIAGHTVLWPYPLREQKGQVLDYVYYGHTILPIELDLTDPVGMIDVTATLGICSEICMPAQLRLNLPLADNEPDRSNGLRIRQALAEVPIAWTGPERALGDVELLPEEDAIAIRDLHEDIDASSVIAATPAGDPLFGAPQKSPHGDLVVLPILGKSDNSALDGMDVEVTFMTDMGAYVVSRTIEAGDNADGASEGE, from the coding sequence ATGATCAGCGCCGGTCAGGTGTCGCCTCAGGGCAAGGCGCTGGTGGCGCTCGAAATCCGGATGCCGGACACCACGAAAACCTATTGGCGCGTGCCGGGCGAGTCGGGTCTGCCTGTGGATCTGGACTTTTCGGCATCAAGCGGAATTGCCGGTCACACGGTGCTATGGCCCTATCCGCTGCGCGAGCAAAAGGGGCAGGTCCTCGACTATGTCTATTATGGTCACACGATCCTGCCCATCGAGCTCGACCTTACCGACCCTGTCGGCATGATCGATGTAACGGCCACGCTCGGCATCTGCTCTGAAATCTGCATGCCTGCGCAATTGCGTCTCAACCTGCCTTTGGCCGATAACGAGCCTGATCGGTCGAACGGCCTGCGGATACGGCAGGCGCTGGCCGAAGTGCCAATTGCCTGGACCGGGCCGGAACGGGCCTTGGGCGACGTGGAACTTCTGCCCGAGGAAGACGCCATTGCGATCAGGGATCTGCACGAGGACATCGACGCCTCCAGCGTCATAGCCGCCACGCCGGCCGGTGATCCGCTCTTCGGCGCGCCGCAAAAAAGCCCGCATGGCGATCTAGTCGTGCTTCCCATCTTGGGCAAAAGCGACAATAGTGCCCTTGATGGCATGGATGTCGAAGTGACGTTCATGACCGACATGGGAGCATATGTGGTCAGCCGGACCATAGAAGCCGGTGATAATGCGGACGGGGCGAGCGAGGGCGAATAA
- a CDS encoding peroxiredoxin family protein: protein MIESGNPVPEMGIKLVTDTGTEDTTTQTLFGQGKSVMFTVPGAFTPTCHVNHLPGFVANAAKLRAAGVERIVCASVNDHHVMKSWAEASGALQDVAFLADGNGSLAEAMGLAKDLSQFGMGTRFARAAMIIDNGVVTAVFVEDGPGVNSSGAPAILMALEAA, encoded by the coding sequence ATGATCGAAAGCGGCAATCCGGTCCCCGAAATGGGGATAAAGCTCGTCACCGACACGGGCACCGAGGACACGACGACGCAGACCCTGTTCGGCCAGGGCAAGTCGGTGATGTTCACTGTGCCCGGTGCGTTTACGCCCACTTGCCACGTCAACCACCTGCCGGGTTTTGTCGCCAATGCCGCCAAGCTGCGCGCTGCCGGGGTCGAGCGGATCGTGTGCGCATCGGTCAATGATCATCACGTCATGAAATCCTGGGCCGAAGCATCCGGCGCGCTCCAGGATGTCGCCTTCCTGGCCGATGGTAACGGCTCGCTGGCCGAGGCGATGGGCCTCGCCAAGGATCTTTCCCAGTTCGGTATGGGGACGCGCTTTGCCCGCGCGGCAATGATCATCGACAATGGTGTGGTCACGGCCGTGTTCGTCGAGGACGGCCCCGGCGTCAATAGCAGCGGCGCCCCAGCCATTCTCATGGCTCTCGAAGCCGCCTAA
- the gcvPB gene encoding aminomethyl-transferring glycine dehydrogenase subunit GcvPB gives MSMNTQGRPTGIGTLGTSASGSALLPEEPLLFEMGDTEHSGVDLPDVELTRDRLGGFGRKTKLDLAGVTEPEAMRHYVRLSRLNHSIDSGMYPLGSCTMKHNPRLNEKMARLPGFSDIHPLQPVSTVQGALELMNELSHWLMTLTNTAAVALSPKAGAHGELLGMMAIKAAQEAKGEAHRTIVLVPESAHGTNPATAAFLGYSVKPVPARDDGTVDVEAVKAALSPEVAAIMLTNPNTCGLFEPQVIEIARAVHDAGAFFYCDGANFNAIMGVVRPGDLGIDAMHINLHKTFSTPHGGGGPGAGPVVLSEALAPFAPVPFVRRGDASLELVEHIEDQALGRVTAFHGQMGMYVRALTYMLSHGGDGLAQAAQDAVLNANYIKARLQHLFSVPFPDYPTMHEALFDDSFLKGTGVTTLDFAKAMIDEGFHPMTMYFPLVVHGAMLIEPTESESKQTLDRFCDVMAELATDAKAGKSNRFTSAPVKAPRRRLDETRAARQPILRWERPAELPRAAE, from the coding sequence ATGAGCATGAACACTCAGGGCCGCCCCACCGGCATCGGCACCCTCGGTACCTCCGCATCGGGCTCGGCGCTCCTGCCCGAAGAGCCCTTGCTGTTCGAAATGGGCGATACCGAGCATTCCGGCGTTGACCTGCCCGATGTCGAATTGACTCGCGACCGGCTCGGCGGCTTCGGCCGAAAGACCAAGCTCGATCTTGCCGGCGTCACCGAGCCGGAGGCCATGCGCCATTATGTGCGCCTGTCCCGCCTCAACCACTCGATCGACAGCGGCATGTATCCGCTGGGATCGTGCACGATGAAGCACAATCCGCGTCTCAACGAGAAGATGGCCCGCCTGCCCGGCTTTTCCGATATCCATCCCCTTCAGCCGGTTTCCACGGTTCAGGGCGCGCTGGAACTGATGAACGAACTCAGCCACTGGCTGATGACCCTCACCAATACGGCCGCCGTGGCCCTCTCCCCCAAGGCAGGTGCCCATGGCGAGCTGCTCGGCATGATGGCGATCAAGGCGGCCCAGGAGGCCAAGGGTGAGGCGCACCGCACCATCGTGCTTGTCCCCGAAAGTGCGCACGGCACAAATCCCGCCACGGCAGCCTTCCTTGGCTACAGCGTCAAGCCGGTGCCCGCGCGCGATGATGGCACCGTGGATGTGGAGGCGGTCAAGGCTGCGCTTTCTCCCGAGGTCGCCGCGATCATGCTGACCAATCCCAATACCTGCGGCCTTTTCGAACCCCAGGTTATCGAGATCGCCCGGGCTGTGCACGATGCGGGTGCGTTCTTCTATTGCGACGGCGCCAATTTCAACGCCATCATGGGCGTCGTGCGGCCCGGTGATCTCGGCATCGACGCAATGCACATTAACCTGCACAAAACCTTCTCGACGCCCCATGGCGGTGGAGGGCCAGGTGCAGGTCCGGTCGTGCTGTCAGAAGCCCTCGCACCGTTCGCGCCAGTGCCCTTCGTCCGCAGAGGCGACGCCAGCCTGGAATTGGTGGAGCATATCGAGGATCAGGCGCTTGGCCGGGTCACGGCCTTCCACGGGCAAATGGGCATGTATGTGCGTGCCTTGACCTACATGCTCAGCCATGGCGGCGACGGGCTGGCGCAGGCGGCGCAGGACGCGGTGCTCAATGCCAATTACATCAAGGCGCGGCTGCAGCACCTGTTCTCTGTACCTTTCCCAGACTATCCCACCATGCACGAAGCCCTGTTCGACGACAGCTTCCTCAAGGGCACGGGCGTCACCACGCTCGATTTTGCCAAGGCGATGATCGATGAGGGCTTCCACCCCATGACCATGTATTTTCCCCTTGTCGTGCATGGCGCAATGCTCATCGAGCCGACTGAAAGCGAAAGCAAGCAGACCCTCGATCGGTTCTGCGACGTCATGGCCGAACTGGCGACAGACGCCAAGGCCGGCAAGTCCAATCGGTTCACGTCCGCCCCGGTGAAGGCACCCCGCCGTCGCCTCGATGAAACGCGCGCTGCCCGCCAGCCGATCTTGCGATGGGAACGGCCTGCCGAACTGCCGCGCGCAGCCGAATAG
- the gcvPA gene encoding aminomethyl-transferring glycine dehydrogenase subunit GcvPA: MRYLPHSDHERADMLGVIGAADIDALFSAVPKAALNNFVLDLPAHSPEFLVEAHMRALAGKNHAAGDGPFFVGAGAYRHHVPASVDHLIQRSEWLTAYTPYQPEISQGTLQMLFEFQTQVAKITGMDVANASLYDGSTGTAEAVLMARRLTRKNKIVLSGGLHPHYRDVVKAYLKNDPDLVCLSPSPNGQGDILEQIDGNTAAIVVQTPDFYGHLRDLKAAADAAHARGALLIVVITEVVSLGLLEAPGALGADIVVAEGQSIGNALNFGGPYLGLMATKKEFIRQMPGRLCGETVDADGNRGFVLTLSTREQHIRREKATSNICTNSGLCALAFSIHMALLGEAGFTRLARLNHANAIALADALDGVPGVDVLNDTFFNEMTIRVTQPAAPLVERLARRGILAGVPVSRLLPGDASVDDLIILAATELTTKADIAALVAALTEELA, encoded by the coding sequence ATGCGCTATCTCCCCCATTCCGACCACGAGCGCGCCGACATGCTCGGCGTCATCGGCGCTGCCGATATCGATGCCCTGTTCAGCGCTGTCCCAAAGGCTGCGCTCAACAATTTTGTGCTGGATTTACCAGCACATAGCCCCGAATTCCTGGTCGAAGCCCATATGCGCGCGCTGGCCGGAAAGAACCATGCGGCCGGCGACGGCCCGTTCTTCGTGGGCGCCGGAGCCTACCGGCACCACGTCCCGGCCAGTGTGGATCATTTAATCCAGCGTTCCGAATGGCTTACCGCCTATACGCCCTACCAGCCGGAGATATCGCAGGGCACCCTGCAGATGCTGTTCGAATTCCAGACCCAGGTCGCCAAGATCACCGGCATGGACGTCGCCAATGCCTCGCTCTATGACGGATCGACCGGCACCGCCGAAGCCGTGCTTATGGCTAGGCGCTTGACTCGCAAGAACAAAATCGTCCTCTCGGGCGGTCTGCACCCCCATTATCGCGACGTCGTGAAGGCCTATCTCAAGAACGATCCGGACCTTGTCTGCCTGTCTCCCTCCCCCAATGGGCAAGGCGATATTCTCGAACAGATCGACGGCAACACGGCCGCCATTGTCGTGCAAACCCCTGATTTTTATGGCCATTTGCGTGACCTCAAAGCTGCCGCCGATGCTGCTCACGCCCGGGGCGCGCTGCTGATTGTGGTCATCACCGAAGTGGTGTCGCTCGGCCTGCTCGAAGCGCCCGGCGCGCTCGGGGCCGATATCGTCGTCGCCGAGGGGCAATCGATTGGAAATGCTCTTAATTTCGGCGGTCCCTATCTCGGTCTGATGGCGACCAAGAAAGAATTCATCCGCCAGATGCCCGGCCGGCTCTGCGGTGAAACCGTGGATGCCGACGGCAATCGCGGCTTCGTCCTGACCCTCTCCACTCGCGAGCAGCATATCCGCCGCGAGAAGGCGACGAGCAATATCTGTACGAATTCAGGGCTTTGCGCCCTGGCTTTCTCCATCCACATGGCGCTGTTGGGCGAAGCCGGCTTCACCCGCCTCGCCCGCCTCAACCATGCCAATGCCATTGCGCTGGCCGACGCGCTGGACGGCGTGCCGGGCGTCGACGTGCTCAACGACACGTTTTTCAACGAAATGACCATTCGCGTCACCCAGCCGGCGGCACCCCTGGTCGAACGGCTCGCGCGGCGGGGCATTCTGGCCGGCGTGCCGGTCAGCCGCCTTTTGCCAGGCGATGCGAGCGTGGACGACCTCATCATCCTTGCGGCCACCGAACTTACCACCAAGGCTGATATCGCGGCCCTGGTCGCCGCTCTGACGGAGGAACTGGCATGA
- the gcvH gene encoding glycine cleavage system protein GcvH, producing MTTKFTPDHEYIRVDGETGIVGITDYAQEQLGDIVFVELPAIGKVLNKGDEAAVVESVKAASEIYAPVSGEVVEVNSLLTSEPGMLNTDAENGGWIFKVRIADASEIETLLDDAGYADLTK from the coding sequence ATGACCACCAAGTTTACCCCCGATCACGAATATATCCGCGTCGATGGCGAGACCGGCATTGTCGGCATCACCGATTACGCACAGGAGCAATTGGGCGACATCGTCTTCGTCGAGCTGCCGGCCATCGGCAAGGTGCTCAACAAGGGTGACGAGGCGGCCGTGGTCGAATCCGTCAAGGCCGCCTCCGAAATCTACGCTCCGGTGTCCGGTGAGGTTGTCGAGGTTAACAGTCTGCTAACATCAGAGCCCGGAATGCTAAACACGGACGCCGAAAATGGCGGCTGGATTTTCAAGGTCAGGATCGCCGACGCAAGCGAGATCGAAACCCTGCTCGACGATGCAGGCTACGCGGATCTGACGAAGTAA
- the gcvT gene encoding glycine cleavage system aminomethyltransferase GcvT: protein MAQASSADLKQTPLYDRHVTAGGRIVPFGGYALPVQYPTGIMAEHKWTREQAGLFDVSHMGPSFLVLTNPSGDAEADHAAIAAIIEPLICGDIAGLKPGQMRYTLLLNQSGGAIDDLMVGRSPTTPGSLLIVVNAGTKDNDFALIAAAAGDKAQLHRADDGGLLALQGPEAVNVMASLVPEAAELGFMHYGTYEWNGVRVTISRSGYTGEDGFELLVPGHMAVALWDELLADPRVQPIGLGARDSLRLEAGLPLYGHDLDETVSPIEANLGFAVSKRRRDAADFPGASRILAERDGQLSRKRVALIVEGAPAREGAEILDAEGKIIGVVTSGGFAPSLGKAIALGFVPPALATPGTALQVSVRGRAQPAAAVDAPFVPHRYFRKPA from the coding sequence ATGGCCCAAGCCAGTTCCGCAGACCTCAAACAGACCCCGCTTTACGACCGCCATGTTACCGCCGGTGGCCGCATCGTGCCGTTCGGGGGCTATGCCCTGCCCGTGCAATATCCCACCGGCATCATGGCCGAGCACAAATGGACCCGCGAGCAGGCGGGCCTTTTCGATGTCAGCCATATGGGTCCGAGCTTTCTCGTGCTCACCAATCCCAGCGGCGATGCCGAAGCCGACCATGCTGCAATCGCTGCCATCATCGAACCCCTGATCTGCGGTGACATTGCCGGCCTCAAGCCCGGCCAGATGCGCTACACGCTCCTGCTCAACCAAAGCGGTGGCGCGATTGACGACCTCATGGTCGGGCGCTCGCCCACGACGCCCGGATCGCTGCTCATCGTGGTCAATGCCGGCACCAAGGACAACGACTTTGCCCTGATTGCCGCCGCGGCTGGCGACAAGGCGCAATTGCACCGCGCGGACGATGGCGGGCTTCTGGCCCTGCAGGGCCCCGAAGCCGTCAATGTCATGGCCAGTCTCGTGCCCGAAGCGGCGGAGCTGGGCTTCATGCACTACGGCACCTATGAGTGGAACGGGGTGCGCGTCACCATTTCCCGGTCCGGCTATACGGGAGAAGACGGTTTTGAGCTCCTCGTGCCTGGCCATATGGCCGTGGCCCTCTGGGACGAACTCCTGGCCGATCCTCGCGTTCAGCCCATCGGGCTGGGCGCCCGCGACAGCCTGCGTCTCGAGGCCGGCCTGCCGCTTTATGGCCATGACCTCGACGAGACCGTTTCCCCCATCGAGGCCAATCTTGGCTTTGCGGTCTCCAAGCGCCGCCGCGACGCCGCCGATTTTCCGGGTGCCAGCCGCATTCTCGCCGAGCGCGATGGCCAGCTCAGCCGCAAGCGCGTCGCCCTGATCGTCGAGGGTGCCCCCGCCCGCGAAGGCGCCGAAATACTCGACGCCGAAGGCAAGATTATCGGCGTCGTCACCAGTGGAGGCTTTGCCCCCTCGCTGGGCAAGGCAATTGCCCTGGGCTTCGTGCCCCCTGCCCTCGCCACCCCCGGCACGGCGCTTCAGGTTTCGGTGCGCGGTCGCGCCCAGCCCGCCGCAGCCGTCGACGCTCCCTTCGTTCCCCACCGCTATTTTCGCAAGCCAGCCTGA
- a CDS encoding ATP F0F1 synthase subunit B (Produces ATP from ADP in the presence of a proton gradient across the membrane. Subunit B is part of the membrane proton channel.): MPEWFDNSFTALVGLIIFIGVLIGVGVPRIIGGMLDKQIKKIETELSEAKRLREEAAALLVEYERKRVAAEKEAEGIVTAAKEEATRLTAEAQASLADLVARRTRSVEDKIAQAEAQAIAEVRARSADIAIEAAKVVLADEMNNKGGRIIDAAIADVSNKLN, translated from the coding sequence ATGCCAGAATGGTTCGATAACAGCTTTACCGCCCTTGTCGGTCTCATCATCTTCATCGGCGTGCTGATCGGTGTCGGTGTTCCGCGCATCATTGGCGGCATGCTCGACAAGCAGATCAAGAAGATCGAAACCGAACTCAGCGAAGCCAAGCGCCTGCGCGAGGAAGCCGCTGCCCTGCTGGTGGAATATGAACGCAAGCGCGTTGCCGCCGAGAAGGAAGCCGAAGGCATCGTGACCGCTGCCAAGGAAGAAGCCACCCGCCTCACCGCCGAGGCCCAGGCCTCGCTGGCCGATCTCGTCGCCCGCCGCACCAGGTCGGTCGAGGACAAGATTGCCCAGGCCGAAGCCCAGGCTATCGCCGAAGTGCGTGCCCGCTCTGCCGACATCGCCATCGAAGCGGCCAAGGTCGTTCTTGCCGACGAGATGAACAACAAGGGTGGCCGGATCATCGACGCCGCCATCGCTGATGTGAGCAACAAGCTGAACTGA
- a CDS encoding hypothetical protein (Produces ATP from ADP in the presence of a proton gradient across the membrane. Subunit B' is part of the membrane proton channel.) yields MVTQAYAQEAVTPTEGNLENAIDTEHGESLDLTTDPTTDTHASTAAYGDDHHSDVFPPFDPATFPSQLLWLAITFAALYVLMSKLALPKVGQTLEKRQAAIDADLAAADADRQKTDAAIAAYEKALAEARSRAQGIAAETRDAIQADLAGKRNAAEADLTAKVTAAEARIAQTKAEALTHVDEIAAETAQAVVGQLIGDVSADSVRAGVAKVKG; encoded by the coding sequence ATGGTAACGCAAGCATACGCTCAAGAAGCGGTAACGCCGACCGAGGGCAACCTCGAGAATGCGATCGACACCGAACACGGTGAATCTCTGGATCTGACCACGGATCCGACAACGGATACGCATGCCAGCACGGCGGCGTATGGCGACGATCATCATTCGGACGTCTTCCCACCTTTTGATCCGGCAACGTTCCCCAGCCAGCTTCTCTGGCTCGCCATTACCTTTGCCGCGCTCTATGTGCTGATGAGCAAGCTGGCCCTGCCCAAGGTTGGCCAGACTCTCGAAAAGCGCCAGGCCGCCATCGACGCGGACCTTGCCGCTGCCGATGCCGATCGCCAGAAGACCGATGCTGCCATTGCTGCCTATGAAAAGGCACTGGCCGAAGCCCGGTCTAGGGCCCAGGGCATTGCTGCCGAAACCCGTGACGCCATCCAGGCCGATCTGGCGGGCAAGCGCAATGCTGCCGAGGCCGACCTGACCGCCAAGGTCACTGCCGCCGAAGCCCGCATCGCCCAGACCAAGGCAGAGGCTCTCACCCATGTCGACGAAATCGCTGCTGAAACGGCCCAGGCCGTCGTCGGCCAGCTGATCGGTGACGTTTCCGCCGATAGCGTCCGCGCTGGCGTTGCCAAGGTTAAGGGGTAA
- a CDS encoding F0F1 ATP synthase subunit C has translation MDVEAAKMIGAGIATLGMAGAALGVSNIFANFLSGALRNPSAAPSQTGNLIFGMAMTEALGIFSFLVALILLFVA, from the coding sequence ATGGACGTTGAAGCCGCAAAGATGATCGGCGCTGGTATCGCAACCCTGGGCATGGCCGGTGCCGCCCTCGGCGTGTCGAACATTTTCGCTAACTTCCTGTCGGGTGCCCTGCGCAACCCGTCCGCTGCTCCCAGCCAGACCGGTAACCTGATTTTCGGTATGGCCATGACCGAAGCTCTGGGCATCTTCTCGTTCCTGGTTGCCCTGATCCTGCTGTTCGTCGCCTAA